One part of the Solea solea chromosome 16, fSolSol10.1, whole genome shotgun sequence genome encodes these proteins:
- the arl16 gene encoding ADP-ribosylation factor-like protein 16 isoform X2 yields the protein MSRSEMCLLLGATGVGKTLLLKRLQKLSVHGAGELEPTPATLPTVGTNLTDLTLKKKIITVRELGGCMGPIWLSYFKDCSSVIFMVDSANIAQVSSSCIQLLSVLSAEPLHSASVLILFNKRDVPSTMSLVEIKSLFRLDDIVASATQPITLLEISARSGQGLPEVLNWLESITVK from the exons ATGAGCAGAAGTGAAATGTGTTTGCTTCTTGGGGCGACAGGGGTTGGAAAGACGTTGCTGCTCAAACGTTTGCAAAA GCTCAGTGTGCATGGAGCAGGCGAACTGGAGCCAACTCCTGCTACTCTTCCTACG GTTGGAACAAACCTGACAGACCTGACcctgaagaagaagataatAACTGTGAGAGAGCTGGGAGGCTGTATGGGCCCTATATGGCTCAGTTATTTCAAGGACTGCTCTTCTGTTATT TTTATGGTGGACTCGGCCAACATTGCTCAGGTATCCTCCTCCTGTATCCAGCTGCTATCAGTCCTCTCTGCTGAGCCTCTGCACAGCGCTTCTGTGCTTATTCTATTCAACAAGAG GGACGTGCCCAGCACTATGAGCCTTGTGGAGATAAAGTCACTGTTCAGATTGGATGACATTGTTGCATCTGCtactcagccaatcacattgCTGGAAATAAGTGCCCGCTCTGGACAGGGACTTCCGGAGGTTCTCAACTGGCTCGAGTCCATCACAGTCAAGTGA
- the tbcd gene encoding tubulin-specific chaperone D isoform X2 has product MASPDNGDGGESDVTLAACAFDSFSESDETRTLIASLPEVHEGMEARETTEQRFLVIMNRYQDQPHLLDPHLEWMVNMILDFVKNEQSPSSLVHLGFRFLYIISKVRGYKIFMHQLPHEVADLQPVLDLLSKQDSTDTETWETRYILLLWLSMTCLIPFDLSRLDGHLDSGGGCTGESTMDRILNIAKSYLVVSGKPRDAAAVLVSKFMTRPDVKQKCLGDFLDWSLGIISQTSDQSLTDVRVLDGALQSLAKLFKHGKRDDLLQYAPTVLQCLEQKHLLESSEAILRKFSVKLMQRLGLNFLKPRLAAWRYQRGSRSLAANLSMSQTAVTADAVTPHADTREQEEDFDIPEEVETVIEHLLVGLKDKETVVRWSAAKGIGRVTGRLPKELADEVVGSLLDCLSFQETDNAWHGGCLALAELGRRGLLLPSRLTDVVPLIIKSLIYDEKRGACSVGSTVRDAACYVCWSFARAYEPTELQPFVTQIASALLITAVFDRNVNCRRAASAAFQENVGRQGTFPHGIDILTAADYYAVGNLNSCYLNISVYIASFPEYTNAMIDHLIAMKINHWDGVIRELASKALHHLTPQAPDYMATTVLPKLLTMAVGIDLHGRHGAILACAEVTHALYKLGIQTNRTVVDMISSECVDALKNIHQNLHNRKQYRGFGGELMRPAVCSLIEKLSLSKMPFKNDPLIAEWQQFIDDTIRTLHLVSSGVKDSMMDAVIAALSALCEEYYQTQSGQADPQIQDALVSRYIDGLKSPQMLMRCGSALALGCLPRFIISGKLEQILEGLQQMCTVTQEASFTEARRDAVKAISQVCVTVGVCVHGSPDSVLCGENVAGVYDTLLKNINDYTTDSRGDIGAWVREAAMTSLMDVTLLVASTAPEILSPDQMRCMMCGLAKQAAEKIDRSRAHAGNIFLRLLHSTEPAVPHIPHREEVLAIFPIETITSLNWNASSQSFHYSSQLLGLPQYHYHTLLGLTVSVGGITESTVNFSSQSLLNYLKGIQDDSVALTQFGDTLLSIFRDNLHNDRVNIPFLKMLNLLLTNGCFEIFNTQENHQFCVDILDLCKELRKSKDVTKLIACIAIFCGLMQFQGEVRKKVLSQLLMLLCHFFPVVRRSTASQMYEMLLIHDDVVDPELLDDVLTLLSDIDWGNDLDTVRVHRNQLCDWFGISRPRVVAKNPVPGP; this is encoded by the exons ATGGCCTCACCGGACAACGGGGACGGCGGAGAGTCCGACGTGACTCTTGCAGCATGTGCCTTCGACAGCTTCAGTGAGAGCGACGAGACCAGAACTCTCATCGCTAGTCTGCCGGAGGTCCACGAGGGCatggaagccagagaaaccaccGAACAGCGGTTTCTGG TGATAATGAACAGATACCAAGATCAGCCTCATCTGCTGGACCCACATCTAG AATGGATGGTAAACATGATACTGGACTTTGTAAAGAATGAACAGTCTCCTTCTTCACTGGTTCACCTGGGCTTCAGGTTTCTCTATATTATCTCGAag gTAAGAGGCTATAAAATCTTCATGCATCAGTTGCCTCATGAGGTAGCTGATCTCCAGCCAGTTCTGGACCTACTGTCCAAACAGGATTCCACAGACACTGAG ACTTGGGAAACTCGCTACATTCTGTTGTTGTGGCTGTCCATGACCTGCCTCATACCTTTTGACCTCTCTCGCCTGGATGGCCACCTGGACTCAGGTGGAGGTTGCACTGGAGAATCCACTATGGACCGCATCTTAAACATTGCAAAG TCTTATCTAGTCGTCAGCGGTAAACCCAGGGATGCTGCAGCCGTACTGGTATCAAA GTTCATGACACGCCCTGATGTGAAACAGAAGTGCCTCGGAGATTTTTTGGACTGGAGCCTCGGCATTATTTCCCAGACCAGTGATCAGTCACTGACGGATGTTAGGGTGCTGGATGGTGCCCTGCAGTCTCTG GCAAAGCTTTTTAAACATGGGAAACGAGATGACCTCCTGCAGTATG CTCCTACAGTTCTGCAATGTCTCGAGCAGAAACATCTATTAGAGAGCAGTGAGGCCATTTTGAGGAAGTTCAGTGTCAAACTAATGCAGAGACTTGGCCTCAATTTTCTGAAGCCACGTTTGGCTGCTTGGCG GTACCAGAGAGGCAGCCGCTCCCTTGCCGCAAACCTTTCCATGTCCCAAACTGCTGTAACAGCTGATGCTGTGACTCCTCATGCAGACACACGGGAACAGGAGGAGGACTTTGACATACCTGAAGAAGTAGAGACTGTTATTG AGCATCTGCTGGTGGGACTGAAAGACAAGGAAACAGTGGTGCGCTGGTCTGCAGCAAAAGG CATTGGGAGGGTGACTGGGAGGCTTCCCAAGGAATTGGCAGATGAGGTTGTTGGATCACTGCTGGACTGCTTGAG CTTCCAGGAAACTGACAATGCTTGGCATGGAGGCTGCCTGGCCTTGGCAGAACTTGGTAGGCGAGGCCTGCTGTTGCCTTCCAGATTGACAGATG TTGTGCCACTCATCATCAAGTCACTGATCTATGATGAAAAGAGGGGAGCATGCAGTGTTGGTTCTACTGTGCGAGATGCTGCCTGCTATGTGTGCTGGTCATTTGCCAGAGCTTATGAGCCAACAGAGCTCCAGCCTTTCGTCACTCAGATTGCCAG tGCTTTGCTGATCACGGCCGTGTTTGATAGAAACGTTAACTGCCGCAGAGCTGCTTCT GCTGCCTTCCAGGAGAATGTCGGCAGACAG GGAACTTTTCCTCATGGTATTGACATTTTAACTGCAGCAGATTACTATGCTGTTGGAAATCTCAACAGCTGCTACCTGAACATCAG TGTTTACATAGCCAGTTTCCCAGAGTACACCAATGCTATGATAGACCATTTAATAGCCATGAAGATCAACCACTGGGACGG CGTGATCCGGGAGCTCGCGAGTAAAGCTCTTCACCACTTGACGCCTCAAGCGCCTGATTATATGGCAACAACAG ttcTGCCAAAGCTGTTGACCATGGCTGTGGGCATTGACCTTCACGGTCGCCATGGAGCTATTCTGGCATGTGCAGAGGTCACGCATGCTCTTTACAAACTGGGCATTCAGACCAACAG GACTGTGGTGGACATGATTTCCTCAGAATGCGTAGAtgcattaaaaaacattcaCCAAAAC ctacacaacagaaaacaatacaG GGGTTTTGGTGGAGAGCTAATGAGACCAGCAG tGTGCAGCCTAATAGAAAAGCTGTCCTTGTCCAAAATGCCTTTTAAGAATGACCCACTTATCG CCGAGTGGCAGCAATTCATTGATGACACCATACGAACCCTTCATCTTGTTTCTTCTGGAGTGAAGGACAGCATGATG GATGCTGTGATAGCAGCCTTGTCTGCCTTGTGTGAGGAATACTACCAGACACAGTCAGGACAGGCTGACCCACAAATCCAAG ATGCCCTGGTATCTCGATACATTGACGGACTCAAGAGTCCACAGATGCTCATGCGTTGTGGATCCGCCCTTGCCCTCGGCTGTCTGCCGAGATTTATCATCAGTGGTAAACTGGAACAG ATTCTGGAAGGTCTTCAGCAGATGTGCACAGTGACCCAGGAGGCGAGTTTTACAGAGGCGAGGAGAGATGCTGTCAAGGCAATTTCTCA agtgtgtgtgacggTTGGTGTTTGCGTCCACGGTTCCCCAGACTCTGTTCTTTGTGGTGAAAATGTAGCCGGGGTGTATGACACGCTGCTCAAAAACATCAACGACTACACAACCGACAGCAGAGGGGACATAGGAGCCTG GGTGAGGGAGGCAGCAATGACCAGTCTGATGGATGTGACACTGCTGGTGGCCAGCACTGCTCCAGAGATCCTTTCTCCAGATCA GATGAGGTGCATGATGTGCGGCCTGGCCAAGCAGGCAGCTGAGAAGATCGACCGATCCAGAGCTCACGCCGGCAACATCTTCTTGCGCCTCCTCCATAGCACAGAGCCTGCAGTACCACATATCCCCCACCGGGAGGAGGTCTTGGCCATTTTTCCTAT TGAGACGATAACCAGTCTGAACTGGAACGCTTCATCCCAGTCATTCCACTATAGCAGTCAGCTGCTGGGACTGCCACAGTATCACTACCACACCCTGCTTGGGCTCACCGTGTCTGTGGGAGGGATCACCGAGTCTACG GTAAATTTTTCCTCCCAGTCATTGCTCAACTACCTGAAAGGAATCCAAGACGACAGTGTTGCTCTGACACAGTTTGGAGATACTTTGCTCTCCATCTTCAGAGACAATCTCCACAATGACCG GGTAAATATTCCTTTTCTTAAGATGCTCAATCTGTTGCTCACAAACGGCTGCTTTGAAATCTTCAACACACAAGAGAA tcATCAGTTCTGTGTGGATATTCTGGATCTTTGCAAAGAGCTCAGGAAATCCAAAGATGTCACAAAGCTGATTGCCTGTATCGCCAT CTTCTGTGGTCTGATGCAGTTCCAGGGTGAGGTGAGGAAGAAGGTTCTGTCCCAGCTGCTCATGCTACTCTGCCATTTCTTCCCTGTG GTAAGAAGGAGCACAGCGAGTCAAATGTATGAGATGCTGCTGATCCACGACGATGTCGTCGATCCAGAGTTGCTGGATGATGTGTTGACCCTGCTGAGCGATATTGACTG GGGGAATGACCTGGACACAGTACGGGTTCACAGGAATCAGCTGTGTGACTGGTTTGGAATCTCCAGGCCGAGGGTGGTTGCCAAG AATCCTGTACCTGGTCCCTGA
- the tbcd gene encoding tubulin-specific chaperone D isoform X1, translating to MASPDNGDGGESDVTLAACAFDSFSESDETRTLIASLPEVHEGMEARETTEQRFLVIMNRYQDQPHLLDPHLEWMVNMILDFVKNEQSPSSLVHLGFRFLYIISKVRGYKIFMHQLPHEVADLQPVLDLLSKQDSTDTETWETRYILLLWLSMTCLIPFDLSRLDGHLDSGGGCTGESTMDRILNIAKSYLVVSGKPRDAAAVLVSKFMTRPDVKQKCLGDFLDWSLGIISQTSDQSLTDVRVLDGALQSLAKLFKHGKRDDLLQYAPTVLQCLEQKHLLESSEAILRKFSVKLMQRLGLNFLKPRLAAWRYQRGSRSLAANLSMSQTAVTADAVTPHADTREQEEDFDIPEEVETVIEHLLVGLKDKETVVRWSAAKGIGRVTGRLPKELADEVVGSLLDCLSFQETDNAWHGGCLALAELGRRGLLLPSRLTDVVPLIIKSLIYDEKRGACSVGSTVRDAACYVCWSFARAYEPTELQPFVTQIASALLITAVFDRNVNCRRAASAAFQENVGRQGTFPHGIDILTAADYYAVGNLNSCYLNISVYIASFPEYTNAMIDHLIAMKINHWDGVIRELASKALHHLTPQAPDYMATTVLPKLLTMAVGIDLHGRHGAILACAEVTHALYKLGIQTNRTVVDMISSECVDALKNIHQNLHNRKQYRGFGGELMRPAVCSLIEKLSLSKMPFKNDPLIAEWQQFIDDTIRTLHLVSSGVKDSMMDAVIAALSALCEEYYQTQSGQADPQIQDALVSRYIDGLKSPQMLMRCGSALALGCLPRFIISGKLEQILEGLQQMCTVTQEASFTEARRDAVKAISQVCVTVGVCVHGSPDSVLCGENVAGVYDTLLKNINDYTTDSRGDIGAWVREAAMTSLMDVTLLVASTAPEILSPDQMRCMMCGLAKQAAEKIDRSRAHAGNIFLRLLHSTEPAVPHIPHREEVLAIFPIETITSLNWNASSQSFHYSSQLLGLPQYHYHTLLGLTVSVGGITESTVNFSSQSLLNYLKGIQDDSVALTQFGDTLLSIFRDNLHNDRVNIPFLKMLNLLLTNGCFEIFNTQENHQFCVDILDLCKELRKSKDVTKLIACIAIFCGLMQFQGEVRKKVLSQLLMLLCHFFPVVRRSTASQMYEMLLIHDDVVDPELLDDVLTLLSDIDWGNDLDTVRVHRNQLCDWFGISRPRVVAKQNPVPGP from the exons ATGGCCTCACCGGACAACGGGGACGGCGGAGAGTCCGACGTGACTCTTGCAGCATGTGCCTTCGACAGCTTCAGTGAGAGCGACGAGACCAGAACTCTCATCGCTAGTCTGCCGGAGGTCCACGAGGGCatggaagccagagaaaccaccGAACAGCGGTTTCTGG TGATAATGAACAGATACCAAGATCAGCCTCATCTGCTGGACCCACATCTAG AATGGATGGTAAACATGATACTGGACTTTGTAAAGAATGAACAGTCTCCTTCTTCACTGGTTCACCTGGGCTTCAGGTTTCTCTATATTATCTCGAag gTAAGAGGCTATAAAATCTTCATGCATCAGTTGCCTCATGAGGTAGCTGATCTCCAGCCAGTTCTGGACCTACTGTCCAAACAGGATTCCACAGACACTGAG ACTTGGGAAACTCGCTACATTCTGTTGTTGTGGCTGTCCATGACCTGCCTCATACCTTTTGACCTCTCTCGCCTGGATGGCCACCTGGACTCAGGTGGAGGTTGCACTGGAGAATCCACTATGGACCGCATCTTAAACATTGCAAAG TCTTATCTAGTCGTCAGCGGTAAACCCAGGGATGCTGCAGCCGTACTGGTATCAAA GTTCATGACACGCCCTGATGTGAAACAGAAGTGCCTCGGAGATTTTTTGGACTGGAGCCTCGGCATTATTTCCCAGACCAGTGATCAGTCACTGACGGATGTTAGGGTGCTGGATGGTGCCCTGCAGTCTCTG GCAAAGCTTTTTAAACATGGGAAACGAGATGACCTCCTGCAGTATG CTCCTACAGTTCTGCAATGTCTCGAGCAGAAACATCTATTAGAGAGCAGTGAGGCCATTTTGAGGAAGTTCAGTGTCAAACTAATGCAGAGACTTGGCCTCAATTTTCTGAAGCCACGTTTGGCTGCTTGGCG GTACCAGAGAGGCAGCCGCTCCCTTGCCGCAAACCTTTCCATGTCCCAAACTGCTGTAACAGCTGATGCTGTGACTCCTCATGCAGACACACGGGAACAGGAGGAGGACTTTGACATACCTGAAGAAGTAGAGACTGTTATTG AGCATCTGCTGGTGGGACTGAAAGACAAGGAAACAGTGGTGCGCTGGTCTGCAGCAAAAGG CATTGGGAGGGTGACTGGGAGGCTTCCCAAGGAATTGGCAGATGAGGTTGTTGGATCACTGCTGGACTGCTTGAG CTTCCAGGAAACTGACAATGCTTGGCATGGAGGCTGCCTGGCCTTGGCAGAACTTGGTAGGCGAGGCCTGCTGTTGCCTTCCAGATTGACAGATG TTGTGCCACTCATCATCAAGTCACTGATCTATGATGAAAAGAGGGGAGCATGCAGTGTTGGTTCTACTGTGCGAGATGCTGCCTGCTATGTGTGCTGGTCATTTGCCAGAGCTTATGAGCCAACAGAGCTCCAGCCTTTCGTCACTCAGATTGCCAG tGCTTTGCTGATCACGGCCGTGTTTGATAGAAACGTTAACTGCCGCAGAGCTGCTTCT GCTGCCTTCCAGGAGAATGTCGGCAGACAG GGAACTTTTCCTCATGGTATTGACATTTTAACTGCAGCAGATTACTATGCTGTTGGAAATCTCAACAGCTGCTACCTGAACATCAG TGTTTACATAGCCAGTTTCCCAGAGTACACCAATGCTATGATAGACCATTTAATAGCCATGAAGATCAACCACTGGGACGG CGTGATCCGGGAGCTCGCGAGTAAAGCTCTTCACCACTTGACGCCTCAAGCGCCTGATTATATGGCAACAACAG ttcTGCCAAAGCTGTTGACCATGGCTGTGGGCATTGACCTTCACGGTCGCCATGGAGCTATTCTGGCATGTGCAGAGGTCACGCATGCTCTTTACAAACTGGGCATTCAGACCAACAG GACTGTGGTGGACATGATTTCCTCAGAATGCGTAGAtgcattaaaaaacattcaCCAAAAC ctacacaacagaaaacaatacaG GGGTTTTGGTGGAGAGCTAATGAGACCAGCAG tGTGCAGCCTAATAGAAAAGCTGTCCTTGTCCAAAATGCCTTTTAAGAATGACCCACTTATCG CCGAGTGGCAGCAATTCATTGATGACACCATACGAACCCTTCATCTTGTTTCTTCTGGAGTGAAGGACAGCATGATG GATGCTGTGATAGCAGCCTTGTCTGCCTTGTGTGAGGAATACTACCAGACACAGTCAGGACAGGCTGACCCACAAATCCAAG ATGCCCTGGTATCTCGATACATTGACGGACTCAAGAGTCCACAGATGCTCATGCGTTGTGGATCCGCCCTTGCCCTCGGCTGTCTGCCGAGATTTATCATCAGTGGTAAACTGGAACAG ATTCTGGAAGGTCTTCAGCAGATGTGCACAGTGACCCAGGAGGCGAGTTTTACAGAGGCGAGGAGAGATGCTGTCAAGGCAATTTCTCA agtgtgtgtgacggTTGGTGTTTGCGTCCACGGTTCCCCAGACTCTGTTCTTTGTGGTGAAAATGTAGCCGGGGTGTATGACACGCTGCTCAAAAACATCAACGACTACACAACCGACAGCAGAGGGGACATAGGAGCCTG GGTGAGGGAGGCAGCAATGACCAGTCTGATGGATGTGACACTGCTGGTGGCCAGCACTGCTCCAGAGATCCTTTCTCCAGATCA GATGAGGTGCATGATGTGCGGCCTGGCCAAGCAGGCAGCTGAGAAGATCGACCGATCCAGAGCTCACGCCGGCAACATCTTCTTGCGCCTCCTCCATAGCACAGAGCCTGCAGTACCACATATCCCCCACCGGGAGGAGGTCTTGGCCATTTTTCCTAT TGAGACGATAACCAGTCTGAACTGGAACGCTTCATCCCAGTCATTCCACTATAGCAGTCAGCTGCTGGGACTGCCACAGTATCACTACCACACCCTGCTTGGGCTCACCGTGTCTGTGGGAGGGATCACCGAGTCTACG GTAAATTTTTCCTCCCAGTCATTGCTCAACTACCTGAAAGGAATCCAAGACGACAGTGTTGCTCTGACACAGTTTGGAGATACTTTGCTCTCCATCTTCAGAGACAATCTCCACAATGACCG GGTAAATATTCCTTTTCTTAAGATGCTCAATCTGTTGCTCACAAACGGCTGCTTTGAAATCTTCAACACACAAGAGAA tcATCAGTTCTGTGTGGATATTCTGGATCTTTGCAAAGAGCTCAGGAAATCCAAAGATGTCACAAAGCTGATTGCCTGTATCGCCAT CTTCTGTGGTCTGATGCAGTTCCAGGGTGAGGTGAGGAAGAAGGTTCTGTCCCAGCTGCTCATGCTACTCTGCCATTTCTTCCCTGTG GTAAGAAGGAGCACAGCGAGTCAAATGTATGAGATGCTGCTGATCCACGACGATGTCGTCGATCCAGAGTTGCTGGATGATGTGTTGACCCTGCTGAGCGATATTGACTG GGGGAATGACCTGGACACAGTACGGGTTCACAGGAATCAGCTGTGTGACTGGTTTGGAATCTCCAGGCCGAGGGTGGTTGCCAAG CAGAATCCTGTACCTGGTCCCTGA
- the arl16 gene encoding ADP-ribosylation factor-like protein 16 isoform X1: MSRSEMCLLLGATGVGKTLLLKRLQNILCVQLSVHGAGELEPTPATLPTVGTNLTDLTLKKKIITVRELGGCMGPIWLSYFKDCSSVIFMVDSANIAQVSSSCIQLLSVLSAEPLHSASVLILFNKRDVPSTMSLVEIKSLFRLDDIVASATQPITLLEISARSGQGLPEVLNWLESITVK, encoded by the exons ATGAGCAGAAGTGAAATGTGTTTGCTTCTTGGGGCGACAGGGGTTGGAAAGACGTTGCTGCTCAAACGTTTGCAAAATATCCTTTGTGTTCAA CTCAGTGTGCATGGAGCAGGCGAACTGGAGCCAACTCCTGCTACTCTTCCTACG GTTGGAACAAACCTGACAGACCTGACcctgaagaagaagataatAACTGTGAGAGAGCTGGGAGGCTGTATGGGCCCTATATGGCTCAGTTATTTCAAGGACTGCTCTTCTGTTATT TTTATGGTGGACTCGGCCAACATTGCTCAGGTATCCTCCTCCTGTATCCAGCTGCTATCAGTCCTCTCTGCTGAGCCTCTGCACAGCGCTTCTGTGCTTATTCTATTCAACAAGAG GGACGTGCCCAGCACTATGAGCCTTGTGGAGATAAAGTCACTGTTCAGATTGGATGACATTGTTGCATCTGCtactcagccaatcacattgCTGGAAATAAGTGCCCGCTCTGGACAGGGACTTCCGGAGGTTCTCAACTGGCTCGAGTCCATCACAGTCAAGTGA
- the znf750 gene encoding zinc finger protein 750 — protein METVQERKPKRPHYIPRPPGKPFKYQCFQCPFTCNEKSHLFNHMKYNLCKNSISLMSQKTGQTARQAKAVAKGVPIISKDCASPAQAALNDSLEKQGADEDKAESRENTEEIDVGCDSPVNKDSRNVTTPNTSTESENRDSDEAMSLPRPSAFSPVTPNRDGTDAFKSSVQQSEDSQSPTPTFNHPSLQWGTISSSIPLKPLPPPMVPEYPTYLMPDRSPYPPYYFAGNHHTNEPNASSFQPEFLDPQRPVVPQPIAPPHTSPFPAYTYRYCHPLHLPTPLHYALYRPHELSMPITGPRYIPLELYDPNFRSKDYDVYLHSGPRHNSFNTSAQEQSNHGQSGDKATRQSPKEGCSALGSPDRPSHAHTIQREAEALNYTSLGVTQTTPQLGHTASDLRQEESSESLPHLSNQHVDRRSSESRSYSSMSVSETCPETMSEQDDKDSRVDLAPLNLSTRKQDKENSPSDHRLRYSDTLKGEMLPLNLSLRPSYSSADDQLRPDNELEEEPCDQRQTAALALCQLAIAGSAVSSCDFSTAVVPSYDCTDARSPSSPDDTKHKVTGMKRANRGESENHCHKQNKQARAPRRVLRRRHR, from the exons ATGGAGACTGTTCAGGAACGCAAGCCAAAAAGGCCACACTACATTCCACGACCACCGGGCAAGCCCTTCAAGTACCAGTGTTTCCAGTGTCCTTTCACCTGCAATGAAAAGTCCCATCTTTTCAACCACATGAAATACAACTTGTGTAAAAACTCAATCTCGCTGATGTCACAGAAAACTGGGCAAACAGCTCGACAGGCCAAAGCTGTAGCAAAGGGAGTCCCCATCATATCCAAGGATTGTGCAAGTCCAGCGCAGGCAGCTTTGAACGACAGCCTTGAGAAACAGGGAGCTGACGAGGACAAAGCGGAGAGCAGAGAAAATACAGAAGAAATAGATGTGGGGTGTGACAGTCCGGTGAATAAGGACAGTCGGAATGTGACAACACCAAATACATCTACAGAGAGTGAAAATAGAGACAGTGATGAAGCCATGTCTTTGCCACGCCCATCTGCCTTCTCCCCTGTTACACCCAACCGTGATGGAACAGACGCCTTCAAGTCATCTGTGCAGCAATCAGAGGATTCACAGTCCCCAACTCCAACTTTTAACCATCCAAGTTTACAATGGGGCACTATTTCATCATCCATCCCCTTAAAACCATTACCCCCTCCCATGGTTCCTGAATACCCAACTTATCTCATGCCAGACCGGTCCCCGTATCCACCCTACTACTTTGCAGGAAATCACCACACAAACGAGCCAAATGCTTCTTCTTTCCAGCCAGAGTTTCTGGACCCCCAAAGGCCTGTGGTGCCACAACCAATTGCCCCACCTCACACTTCCCCCTTTCCAGCATACACATACAGATACTGCCACCCTCTTCACCTGCCGACCCCTCTACATTATGCCCTGTATAGACCACATGAGCTCTCCATGCCAATTACAGGACCCAGATATATTCCTCTGGAGTTGTATGACCCAAATTTTAGGTCCAAGGATTATGATGTATACCTGCATTCAGGGCCGAGACACAACAGCTTCAACACGTCTGCACAAGAGCAGAGCAACCATGGACAGAGTGGAGACAAAGCAACCAGACAAAGCCCTAAAGAGGGATGTTCAGCTTTGGGCTCCCCCGACAGGCCGAGCCATGCACACACCAtccagagagaggcagaggcacTGAACTATACCAGCCTTGGTGTGACACAAACAACTCCCCAATTAGGACACACAGCTTCTGACTTAAGACAAGAGGAGTCTTCAGAGAGTTTGCCACATCTAAGTAATCAGCATGTGGACAGAAG GTCATCAGAGAGCAGAAGTTATTCATCCATGTCCGTCTCAGAGACATGTCCTGAAACCATGTCAGAACAAGATGATAAGGACAGCAGAGTAGATCTGGCTCCTCTCAATCTCTCAACAAGAAAACAGGATAAAGAAAATAGCCCATCTGACCACAGACTGAGGTATTCCGACACATTAAAGGGGGAGATGTTGCCTCTGAACCTCAGTCTTCGACCGTCTTACAGCAGCGCTGACGATCAGCTGAGGCCAGACAATGAGCTGGAGGAAGAGCCATGTGACCAGAGGCAGACTGCAGCACTGGCACTGTGTCAGCTAGCAATTGCAGGCTCTGCTGTCTCGTCGTGTGACTTCAGCACTGCAGTCGTGCCCTCATATGACTGCACAGATGCTCGAAGCCCGAGCTCTCCTGATGACACTAAGCATAAGGTAACTGGCATGAAAAGAGCAAACAGGGGTGAGTCTGAAAACCACTGCCATAAACAAAATAAGCAAGCAAGAGCTCCACGACGGGTTCTGAGGAGGAGGCATCGCTGA
- the fn3krp gene encoding ketosamine-3-kinase, giving the protein MEAKLKKELGTTVLKSTGHSAGGCISEGQSYDTDNGRVFVKINHKSEAKLMFDGEMASLEAILKTNTVKVPRPVRVIELDNGGCVFVMEHMDMRHLNKYTKHLGEQLADLHLHNKKQLEKLSKEQQTVGKGAGQSEAAAVEKFGFGVTTCCGYLPQRNEWQDDWVTFYAQQRLQHQLNLVEESYGDREARELWAKLQLKIPQFFTGVEIVPALLHGDLWSGNVAEFAEGPVIFDPASFYGHSEYELSIAGMFGGFDRSFYSAYHEKIIKAPGFAERNQLYQLFHYLNHWNHFGGGYRGSSIKIMKNLLK; this is encoded by the exons ATGGAAGCTAAGTTAAAGAAAGAGTTAGGGACAACCGTGCTGAAGTCAACTGGTCACTCAGCAGGTGGATGCATCAGCGAGGGCCAGAGCTACGACACTGACAATGGGAGAGTGTTTGTGAAGATAAACCACAAGAGCGAG GCCAAATTGATGTTTGACGGGGAGATGGCCAGTTTGGAGgccattttaaagacaaacactgTGAAAGTCCCCAGGCCTGTGAGGGTGATTGAACTTGACAATGGAGGCTGTGTATTTGTGATGGAGCATATGGACATGAGACATCTTAACAA GTATACAAAGCACCTGGGGGAGCAGCTAGCTGATCTGCATCTTCACAACAAGAAACAGTTAGAAAAACTGAGTAAAGAGCAGCAGACAGTCG GAAAAGGAGCTGGACAGTCAGAGGCAGCTGCGGTTGAGAAATTTGGCTTTGGTGTAACAACATGCTGTGGATATTTACCACAG AGAAATGAGTGGCAGGATGACTGGGTGACATTTTATGCCCAGCAGAGGCTGCAGCATCAGCTTAACCTGGTAGAGGAATCCTATGGAGACAGGGAGGCCAGAGAACTGTGGGCTAAGCTACAG ctgaaGATCCCACAGTTTTTCACAGGTGTGGAGATTGTCCCTGCTCTCCTCCATGGGGATTTATGGAGTGGCAATGTGGCAGAGTTTGCAGAGGGCCCAGTCATCTTTGACCCTGCATCATTTTATGGCCATTCAGAGTATGAGTTGAGTATTGCAGGGATGTTTGGTGGCTTTGACAGATCTTTTTACTCTGCTTACCATGAAAAGATTATCAAAGCACCAGGGTTTGCAGAGAGAAACCAGCTTTACCAGCTGTTCCACTATCTGAATCACTGGAACCACTTTGGTGGAGGATATAGAGGCTCCTCAATAAAGATAATGAAGAACTTACTGAAGTAA